One genomic region from Cydia amplana chromosome Z, ilCydAmpl1.1, whole genome shotgun sequence encodes:
- the LOC134661230 gene encoding protein obstructor-E: MAFKSSIGLVFLGCLVVLASSALPKKQNRKPANAPARAQAEADRDAEITNSCPDDGFFADAEQCDKYYECRQGEIIEKLCPDGMVFNDYNPDDEKCDLPFNLDCSQRPKLQEPKPTMHCPRLNGYFSHEDPKECGIFYYCVDGKFNMITCPDGLVYNEKTGICTWPDEAKKKGCGAADVFQFDCPPVNETFGLTHPRYADPDDCQFFYVCINGNTPRRSGCRLGQAFDDVNKKCEWARKVPECADWYKGQLTDAELEALENPPTLKPKPSSSQPSRRKPQRPSKGKALEEE, from the exons ATGGCGTTCAAATCGAGTATAGGGCTAGTCTTCCTCGGGTGCCTAGTTG TACTAGCATCATCCGCTCTACCAAAGAAACAGAACCGCAAGCCAGCGAACgcgccggcgcgcgcgcaggccgAGGCAGACCGCGACGCTGAGATCACCAACTCCTGCCCAGACGACGGCTTCTTCGCCGACGCCGAGCAGTGCGACAAATACTATGAGTGCAG ACAGGGTGAGATCATAGAAAAGCTGTGCCCCGACGGCATGGTCTTCAACGACTACAACCCTGATGATGAGAAATGCGATCTGCCTTTCAACTTGGACTGCTCTCAGAGGCCGAAACTAC AGGAGCCCAAACCCACGATGCACTGCCCGCGCCTCAACGGCTACTTCTCCCACGAGGACCCGAAGGAGTGCGGCATCTTCTACTACTGCGTGGACGGCAAGTTCAACATGATCACGTGCCCGGACGGCCTGGTCTACAACGAGAAGACCGGCATCTGCACCTGGCCTGATGAGGCTAAGAAGAAGGGATGCGGTGCCGCTG ATGTGTTCCAATTCGACTGCCCGCCCGTGAACGAGACCTTCGGCCTCACACACCCGCGCTACGCCGACCCTGATGACTGCCAGTTCTTCTACGTGTGCATTAACGGCAACACGCCCCGCCGGTCCGGCTGCAGGCTCGGCCAGGCCTTCGACGATGTCAACAAGAAGTGCGAGTGGGCGAGGAAGGTCCCTGAGTG CGCTGACTGGTACAAGGGTCAACTGACAGACGCCGAGCTGGAGGCCCTGGAGAACCCGCCTACCCTAAAGCCCAAGCCCTCGAGCTCACAGCCGAGCCGCCGCAAGCCACAACGCCCCAGCAAGGGCAAAGCGCTCGAAGAGGAATGA